A stretch of DNA from Solenopsis invicta isolate M01_SB chromosome 5, UNIL_Sinv_3.0, whole genome shotgun sequence:
CTCTTGGCGCTTCTGCATCTCCTGCTAAAAGTCTATATACCACGCCTGTTTCTCCCcgatgtaatattaaaagtcCCCAAAAAATACATTGTAGACGCAGATCGAAAAATATTACACCAAGAAATTTGCTGCACGATAGCACATGCACATTTGAAAACTTAGAAGCGTATTGCAGAGAATTATTTCCTAATGAGTACAAAACTCTCccagaaagagagaagaataaGTTGCAGTCTCCTGCACGAAATATGGATAATATTCGGCGTATATGTGAAAGTCAAATGGCTTCTCTGGAAGACTCGTTCGATGTACGCGAGCAGATGAAGGAAGCTGAAGCATATACTTCTGACTCAGAAGATCAACGTGGTAAGACATTTGAAGAGCAAATTTTGCAATATGCATTGTCCCCATGTGAAAAGTACGATAGAACAAATTCAAGGAGAGCATCTGATAAACTTGAACAAAACTGTACAAAACCTGGTAAGTGTCAAGAAGCGATTGAATCTTTGGAGATCCTTGAGAATTCGCTTATGCATAAGATTGCGAAGGAAAGACAGAAATGCTTCGACACGGTAAAAACATTGATGGGAATTGACGCGAATTCAGCGTCGACAAAAGTGAAGAAACCATGTCCAGATATCAACGTGTTCTCGCCGACTAGGAATGGCGATGAATTCGTGGAAACTCTAAAGTGCGTAAAGAAGTATCGAAATTATTTGGAGAAGCGGAAATCTTTATTGAGTTTATTTCATCGAGCAAGATTGAGCAGCCCTCGTACTCCTCACGATAAAAAAGATGTTCGAGCTAAGAGAACGTCCAATGAAAATGCCAATATGGTGTCAACTTGTGCATTGTCGACTTTATTAGGGAATAAGCCAACTATACGAGTATCGAGACTTTCACCGAAGAGGAAGAGTACGAGTCCTTCGTCGACGAAACGTGGTTCCACTGGTAAAACGTTACATGTTCCAAAGTCACGACTATTTGTGACTCCTGGAAAGAAATCACCTGTTAACTCCGGTTGTAAGCCGAAGCGCACGTATTTTCCCGATATGCTGCCAAGAACGAATCCGGGTGCTAAGACAATTTTTCGAGAAATTGGTAATTACGAACACGTAACATCGCCTGTTGGACTATATATAAAAGGCGTAAATTCACCTTTGATAAAAACACCAAGGTTTGAAACGGAAGGAAAGCTATTGACATCTAGAAAACAGATTATGCGGTCGCCTAGTCCAAAAATAAAGTTTCGAAGATCTTCGAAACTACCGAAAGaggtaaataatattaaagatgtaactgtaatttgtaaaatttgcagTGAATTACAGGAATCTTATTTCAGAAGCCGACTGGAACAGCAACAGGAGGCAAACGTGTTGCTAGTAACTTTTTACAGCCAAATGTACATTATAAATTCCTACATATGGTATGTAGTAATTTAGATATCAAAAATTGACATTGATAACTTTAAAGtaacataacattttttttttaataaaggaagAAGAAAATCAAAAAGTGGATAATCGTGAATGAACTACTACATATTCTATGCAAGACAATGTTATTCTAAGGTAAATTGCATTTACAAGCTATGAATCAGTTATAAATGCATCAGAtgaatcatatatatatatatatatatatatatatatatatatataaaactcatATTTATCAGAGTTGGatagtaattagttaaaaattaaacaagagttaaaagttcaataatttttaactagttatcttttaaacaaataattttaatttaataactttttcctaagttaaaaatttatatgaaagaaaaaaattatgaaagaaaaaacattctcataaaaatcaatttatcatttataaacttaatttataaaatattagattgttcaatgatccatattataatatctctctctctctctctctctctctctctctctctctctctctctcttccccccctCTCCTTAATTGTAAAAAgggaatttctaatttaatagaGAATGTTTTTCAacataaacttttaatttaactttattattaaggTAACTtgtaactagttagttttttgttcatttgACTttcaacgtaattaaattaattttataagccattaactttaacttaatttagttaaagaaatatattattaacttactcaaccttgatttatatatataaacttttaaaaaaatttcctgattaaaatgcatgtatattttttaaatttaaattatatttaaattactaatcaaatttaaatataatttaagaaaaattttaattcttaagaaatgtatataaattttgtattacgtTATTTTAGGTTGTAAAGTCAAGCCAGATCGCTTGGAGTAATTCGACATTCCAATTCCATAGGAGAGTCCATGCATATTGAGGAAGTAACTCGCAAAgacattttcatatataaaaaaattatagctgATACTTATACAGTTAGTGATAATTTGTTGGCTGGAGATCGGTGATgtataacaaaaatgaaaatttataatgcacGTTAATTcgtatttttaagaaaaattatattttttttatatatgaattatatataagttCTATTAaatgtgcaatttttaaaatttactgttATGTCATAATTACTTTGCATTTTTGTAtcgtaaaaatcatattttactgCATTATTCTACAagattaaatagtttttttttctaaatagtTTGATCACAATTATAACTAAGTGACaatttaatttctcattttctgTGATATCGAAAATACTAAGAAAATTAGAACTGTTCTTTGAATTCGGACTagtttcttgaaaaataatagtaaaatggGTACACATCACAAAGAGAAGTGACATCGATTTAAAAGTCTACACATTGTGCTTATCTAATAGCAAATGTGTCGACCTAGTTTTTAAGTTTTACCATcctaatattaacatttatattgagCATTATTGCAGTTGGAAAAGAAGTTCAAGGTGTTGTTAAATACATCTCTAAACTGAAGTAATCTAAATGTAAAATAGCAGCgaggaaaaaaatatgaagcGCTATTCAACGAGAATTACTCCGTACGAATCtcgtcaagaatatttttacgtaaaagAGACGTAAAATATATTGTGAACACGTAACGCGAACATGAAAAAATCTGGATGAAAGAGACTCAAGTGCACGGTTATCACCAACTGCGTGGTTTTCAGAATCTGTCGTTTTGCGCGAagttctctcttcctctctcgttATCGATACGTGCCGTGAGGCGCCGTACAATATTGCGTCGTTTCTTGCAATTCTTTGTCATTGGTTTCACATTAACGTTACAGGGCCGTCGATCTCGAGTCAATAACACCTTCGAGATCTGTGCCAATATCGTGGGCactgaatttttaattagacaATCAGGAAGGAGTACGAGGACATTATTGTTGGCGTAATTTGAGCGTCCTCGATATGCCggacttaaatttttttatcttacgtAACATTCCACTTCCTGATATAATAGACACCGATCATGCACCGtgaaaatgtatacaaatttataaattatcgtaAATGATTAATTTGTAAATGATTAAGTTAGCGCagataagtttaattattttttatagtaaaaagtCCTTTTTTTTGAAGCAACATTTATaactcttcttttatttttatagtttatttctattataatatctaGTTTATTCGTggataataatattcataattctATGTTAGATTAAATTCTTTAAGGACAATGTggtgtaaaaaaaagaatatattcaaagtcagtatattattaattttgataactgATTTTGATGACTATTCAAttagtttttacttttaaatctaCACatgtaaaactataaatattagattCGGTATTCACATTGTATAatactaatattttaaaattgtatggctaccaattttttacaaagacaACAAATGAATTagtttaaagttatattaagaAGACACAAACGCGCGCATTGATTCGAATTAGATGTCTTTGTCAGGAAAGCAATGGTGAGGGAACCGAACGAAGATAACGCGATACGTCGCTTCCTACGTCATCCTAGGCGGACAACCTGTTAGAAAAACTCGTACTGGTGTCACACGGCCCTGAGGAGTTGCGCATGGTACGCATGTTGACGATTGCACACGCCGCGCAGTTGCGCTTGTCAAGTCGCTCGGAACCAAGCCCGGCCCTGGTGGGGAACGATCGATAAATTCGAAGCCGCGACGTTCTACCGGCGAGTAAGCATTCCGCTGCATTATCAGAGAGTTCGAGAGCCTTGACTGCAAGAGACACATCAAAGCCGAACAAGATGCCGGGACCAGGATGCGATAAGTGCAAGGGTGAGTCTGCTCATAAATACTTAATGGACACTAATGGAGAATTTGACATGACGTTTCCTCAATTGCTACTCTACAGAGGAGCTATTGGGgtacgttaaaatatataagcaGAAAATGGATCTGTGCTCTTTAAGAAGGCGTCACCCGATTGATTTCTAATTATCATTGATTCGGTAATGCGCGGTCAAAGGGCAATTGATCAGTT
This window harbors:
- the LOC105196883 gene encoding uncharacterized protein LOC105196883 isoform X1, with protein sequence MNPRRRRANDFTDSLSSFRQTLSDQEWSQAMSQVSSEERSLNSIRNKQDGYNKRSYSKNNTSRTSVILSGNLAQQSVLLSNPCNIAEKNNTEWYNRFLLKDTLSTSDETSYYSLKPDLNKCINLFHNEHMIKEYSFEERSDTLSDTTSNDINPCHLSKNKTVNKPQQDHNNLSRSVSADSLINIVLHNPELRRSKSYTTLDRAVNRDTNYNIKANQFSFPAKTGMKTSCNKNNEKVATIVPLFGALALSKPLTLPTRTTNFSSSEEQSYADSVNNEESSEEELNPSELRTFLYLLADQEPLKETAAQQLRRMSANYYDSPKAFTERLLTIAEESVVNNDSYAQYSNISLSKFNEELRKTCKFIEDETAPAWPQSPGMSKTIGARRKSLKSDLSRKSLGASASPAKSLYTTPVSPRCNIKSPQKIHCRRRSKNITPRNLLHDSTCTFENLEAYCRELFPNEYKTLPEREKNKLQSPARNMDNIRRICESQMASLEDSFDVREQMKEAEAYTSDSEDQRGKTFEEQILQYALSPCEKYDRTNSRRASDKLEQNCTKPGKCQEAIESLEILENSLMHKIAKERQKCFDTVKTLMGIDANSASTKVKKPCPDINVFSPTRNGDEFVETLKCVKKYRNYLEKRKSLLSLFHRARLSSPRTPHDKKDVRAKRTSNENANMVSTCALSTLLGNKPTIRVSRLSPKRKSTSPSSTKRGSTGKTLHVPKSRLFVTPGKKSPVNSGCKPKRTYFPDMLPRTNPGAKTIFREIGNYEHVTSPVGLYIKGVNSPLIKTPRFETEGKLLTSRKQIMRSPSPKIKFRRSSKLPKEKPTGTATGGKRVASNFLQPNVHYKFLHMEEENQKVDNRE
- the LOC105196883 gene encoding uncharacterized protein LOC105196883 isoform X2; translation: MNPRRRRANDFTDSLSSFRQTLSDQEWSQAMSQVSSEERSLNSIRNKQDGYNKRSYSKNNTSRTSVILSGNLAQQSVLLSNPCNIAEKNNTEWYNRFLLKDTLSTSDETSYYSLKPDLNKCINLFHNEHMIKEYSFEERSDTLSDTTSNDINPCHLSKNKTVNKPQQDHNNLSRSVSADSLINIVLHNPELRRSKSYTTLDRAVNRDTNYNIKANQFSFPAKTGMKTSCNKNNEKVATIVPLFGALALSKPLTLPTRTTNFSSSEEQSYADSVNNEESSEEELNPSELRTFLYLLADQEPLKETAAQQLRRMSANYYDSPKAFTERLLTIAEESVVNNDSYAQYSNISLSKFNEELRKTCKFIEDETAPAWPQSPGMSKTIGARRKSLKSDLSRKSLGASASPAKSLYTTPVSPRCNIKSPQKIHCRRRSKNITPRNLLHDSTCTFENLEAYCRELFPNEYKTLPEREKNKLQSPARNMDNIRRICESQMASLEDSFDVREQMKEAEAYTSDSEDQRGKTFEEQILQYALSPCEKYDRTNSRRASDKLEQNCTKPGKCQEAIESLEILENSLMHKIAKERQKCFDTVKTLMGIDANSASTKVKKPCPDINVFSPTRNGDEFVETLKCVKKYRNYLEKRKSLLSLFHRARLSSPRTPHDKKDVRAKRTSNENANMVSTCALSTLLGNKPTIRVSRLSPKRKSTSPSSTKRGSTGKTLHVPKSRLFVTPGKKSPVNSGCKPKRTYFPDMLPRTNPGAKTIFREIGNYEHVTSPVGLYIKGVNSPLIKTPRFETEGKLLTSRKQIMRSPSPKIKFRRSSKLPKEPTGTATGGKRVASNFLQPNVHYKFLHMEEENQKVDNRE